A single Candoia aspera isolate rCanAsp1 chromosome 5, rCanAsp1.hap2, whole genome shotgun sequence DNA region contains:
- the ACP6 gene encoding lysophosphatidic acid phosphatase type 6 isoform X2: MNLWARAGTVGALSCYVHSRKMVLAEAERSTTESSSNNSQPELKLVQVLFRHGARTPLKPIPAVQQVEWDPALLEIPDQTKFHYTVTNLTGGPRPYSPYEENYRKTLLKGGVLAGQLTKVGMLQMFALGERLRKRYIEESNFLSSSYKPSEVFIRSTNIVRNLESTRCLLAGLFQQQKEPVTIVTDEAESEILYPNPMNCQQLKHRHRDRLASVNLHQDIAEDLKNIKQKMGISNEQEVDFFLLLDNIFAEQAHDLPSCPVLKNFMQLIEQRAVDSFLYVTKYSSREILQMSVGPLLYAVEENIRKAIESSSFDSNTRKLILYAVHDVTLFPLLMAMGVFNSKWPPYAADVTLELYQHSKDWFIRLIYNGEELIPRGCKDGFCPLEDFLNALSVYSTKPLVYKMICSQTEEALLQHS; encoded by the exons ATGAATCTGTGGGCTCGGGCAGGCACGGTGGGCGCCCTGTCTTGTTACGTGCACAGCAGGAAGATGGTACTGGCCGAAGCTGAAAGGAGCACCACAgagagcagcagcaacaacagccaGCCAGAGCTGAAACTGGTGCAGGTTCTGTTTCGGCATGGCGCTCGCACGCCCCTCAAGCCAATCCCAGCCGTTCAGCAG GTGGAGTGGGATCCTGCTCTTCTGGAGATCCCTGATCAAACAAAGTTTCATTACACAGTAACTAATCTCACAGGTGGACCAAGACCATATTCTCCTTATgaagaaaactacagaaaaacactGCTGAAG GGAGGTGTACTTGCGGGGCAATTGACAAAAGTTGGCATGCTGCAAATGTTCGCACTGGGGGAACGGCTAAGGAAACGTTACATTGAGGAGTCCAATTTCCTCTCATCATCATACAAACCTTCTGAGGTCTT CATCCGTTCCACTAATATTGTTCGGAATCTGGAATCCACACGGTGTTTGCTAGCTGGGCTGTTCCAACAACAGAAAGA ACCTGTTACCATTGTCACAGATGAAGCAGAATCTGAAATCCTTTATCCCAATCCAATGAACTGCCAACAACTGAAACATAGGCATAG AGATAGATTGGCTAGTGTGAATTTGCACCAAGACATAGCTGAAGATCTGAAGAACATTAAACAAAAGATGGGCATTAGCAATGAGCAAGAAGTagacttcttcctcctccttgacaACATTTTTGCAGAACAG GCACATGACCTACCAAGTTGCcctgttttgaagaattttatgcaGCTAATTGAGCAGAGAGCTGTTGACTCGTTCCTTTATGTTACAAAATACAGTTCAAG GGAGATTCTTCAGATGTCTGTTGGTCCCCTCCTGTATGCAGTAGAGGAGAACATTCGGAAGGCAATAGAATCTTCCTCTTTTGATAGTAACACCAG GAAGCTCATTCTCTATGCTGTTCATGATGTCACACTCTTCCCGTTGCTGATGGCTATGGGGGTCTTCAATTCAAAGTGGCCTCCATATGCAGCAGATGTGACTCTGGAACTCTATCAGCATTCCAAGGACTGGTTTATACGACTGATCTATAATGGAGAG gaGCTGATTCCAAGAGGGTGTAAAGATGGTTTCTGTCCACTAGAAGATTTTTTAAATGCTCTTTCAGTATATAGCACAAAGCCACTGGTATATAAAATGATTTGTTCCCAGACAGAAGAGGCACTTTTACAACACAGTTGA
- the ACP6 gene encoding lysophosphatidic acid phosphatase type 6 isoform X1, translated as MNLWARAGTVGALSCYVHSRKMVLAEAERSTTESSSNNSQPELKLVQVLFRHGARTPLKPIPAVQQQVEWDPALLEIPDQTKFHYTVTNLTGGPRPYSPYEENYRKTLLKGGVLAGQLTKVGMLQMFALGERLRKRYIEESNFLSSSYKPSEVFIRSTNIVRNLESTRCLLAGLFQQQKEPVTIVTDEAESEILYPNPMNCQQLKHRHRDRLASVNLHQDIAEDLKNIKQKMGISNEQEVDFFLLLDNIFAEQAHDLPSCPVLKNFMQLIEQRAVDSFLYVTKYSSREILQMSVGPLLYAVEENIRKAIESSSFDSNTRKLILYAVHDVTLFPLLMAMGVFNSKWPPYAADVTLELYQHSKDWFIRLIYNGEELIPRGCKDGFCPLEDFLNALSVYSTKPLVYKMICSQTEEALLQHS; from the exons ATGAATCTGTGGGCTCGGGCAGGCACGGTGGGCGCCCTGTCTTGTTACGTGCACAGCAGGAAGATGGTACTGGCCGAAGCTGAAAGGAGCACCACAgagagcagcagcaacaacagccaGCCAGAGCTGAAACTGGTGCAGGTTCTGTTTCGGCATGGCGCTCGCACGCCCCTCAAGCCAATCCCAGCCGTTCAGCAG CAGGTGGAGTGGGATCCTGCTCTTCTGGAGATCCCTGATCAAACAAAGTTTCATTACACAGTAACTAATCTCACAGGTGGACCAAGACCATATTCTCCTTATgaagaaaactacagaaaaacactGCTGAAG GGAGGTGTACTTGCGGGGCAATTGACAAAAGTTGGCATGCTGCAAATGTTCGCACTGGGGGAACGGCTAAGGAAACGTTACATTGAGGAGTCCAATTTCCTCTCATCATCATACAAACCTTCTGAGGTCTT CATCCGTTCCACTAATATTGTTCGGAATCTGGAATCCACACGGTGTTTGCTAGCTGGGCTGTTCCAACAACAGAAAGA ACCTGTTACCATTGTCACAGATGAAGCAGAATCTGAAATCCTTTATCCCAATCCAATGAACTGCCAACAACTGAAACATAGGCATAG AGATAGATTGGCTAGTGTGAATTTGCACCAAGACATAGCTGAAGATCTGAAGAACATTAAACAAAAGATGGGCATTAGCAATGAGCAAGAAGTagacttcttcctcctccttgacaACATTTTTGCAGAACAG GCACATGACCTACCAAGTTGCcctgttttgaagaattttatgcaGCTAATTGAGCAGAGAGCTGTTGACTCGTTCCTTTATGTTACAAAATACAGTTCAAG GGAGATTCTTCAGATGTCTGTTGGTCCCCTCCTGTATGCAGTAGAGGAGAACATTCGGAAGGCAATAGAATCTTCCTCTTTTGATAGTAACACCAG GAAGCTCATTCTCTATGCTGTTCATGATGTCACACTCTTCCCGTTGCTGATGGCTATGGGGGTCTTCAATTCAAAGTGGCCTCCATATGCAGCAGATGTGACTCTGGAACTCTATCAGCATTCCAAGGACTGGTTTATACGACTGATCTATAATGGAGAG gaGCTGATTCCAAGAGGGTGTAAAGATGGTTTCTGTCCACTAGAAGATTTTTTAAATGCTCTTTCAGTATATAGCACAAAGCCACTGGTATATAAAATGATTTGTTCCCAGACAGAAGAGGCACTTTTACAACACAGTTGA